The proteins below come from a single Dehalococcoidia bacterium genomic window:
- a CDS encoding zinc ribbon domain-containing protein has translation MIQGYMGWLERHLNWAGFFGLLLSLCIGFTVFVIIDSLWPVTENEVANWLASAVLFGSPLVPFRWVINRKAQSETFLLIAWIPLFGWTVPFVLSNRNRAFVTGVQPMRDDCSGRCPGCGRAIEPEWAVCPQCRAFLMQKCRACGRTQRVHWSFCPNCGGSNLMRSQEKESPSQ, from the coding sequence ATGATCCAAGGATATATGGGATGGCTTGAACGGCACCTGAACTGGGCAGGGTTTTTCGGGCTTCTGCTGAGCCTCTGCATTGGTTTCACGGTATTCGTCATAATCGACAGCCTGTGGCCGGTTACCGAAAACGAGGTGGCAAACTGGTTGGCAAGCGCCGTTCTTTTTGGCTCACCGCTTGTTCCATTTCGATGGGTGATCAACAGAAAAGCTCAGAGCGAGACATTTCTCCTGATTGCCTGGATTCCCTTGTTTGGATGGACTGTCCCATTTGTTCTCTCCAACCGGAATCGAGCTTTTGTGACGGGAGTTCAGCCGATGCGTGATGATTGTAGTGGCAGATGTCCTGGATGTGGCCGTGCCATTGAGCCGGAATGGGCTGTGTGTCCGCAGTGCCGGGCTTTCCTGATGCAGAAATGCCGCGCCTGTGGCCGGACTCAACGGGTGCACTGGTCATTTTGTCCTAATTGCGGCGGCTCCAATCTGATGCGATCGCAGGAGAAAGAAAGCCCGTCTCAGTGA